A region of Asticcacaulis excentricus DNA encodes the following proteins:
- a CDS encoding rhomboid family intramembrane serine protease, which translates to MALFALQSQFDTNGDLVYMLGLNPRLLWKYDTFYALFTTLFLHGSWIHAGMNAALGLAFASGVARVFGTRIGGAALFYIYYLFCGVLAGVVYCAIFPDRNVLLIGASGAISGLMGAAIRIGPGYMLPFTDRGVMGMTIAWTAINILSAFISIIPAAGTIAWEVHLIGYAIGLLTIGVWMRLFRPRFFSL; encoded by the coding sequence TTGGCACTGTTCGCCCTGCAATCTCAATTCGATACAAACGGCGATCTGGTCTATATGCTGGGCCTCAATCCGCGCCTTTTGTGGAAGTACGACACCTTCTACGCCCTGTTTACCACCTTGTTTCTGCACGGGAGCTGGATACACGCCGGTATGAATGCCGCCCTGGGGCTGGCCTTCGCCAGCGGCGTGGCGCGTGTTTTTGGCACACGTATCGGTGGTGCCGCACTCTTCTATATATACTACCTGTTCTGCGGCGTTCTGGCCGGGGTGGTCTATTGCGCGATCTTCCCGGACCGTAACGTGCTCCTGATCGGCGCGTCCGGTGCCATTTCAGGCCTGATGGGGGCGGCCATCCGCATCGGCCCCGGCTATATGCTGCCTTTTACTGACCGCGGAGTGATGGGGATGACGATTGCGTGGACCGCTATCAATATCCTGTCGGCCTTTATCAGCATCATTCCCGCGGCGGGCACGATTGCCTGGGAAGTGCATCTGATCGGTTACGCGATTGGCCTTCTGACCATAGGGGTGTGGATGCGCCTGTTCCGGCCGCGTTTCTTCAGCCTCTAG
- a CDS encoding CBS domain-containing protein: MLINQLLNAKGHQVFTVSPEDTVAAVSALLHTRKVGAFVVADRLGRVAGIVSERDIIGALAQKGALALDMQVQDIMTADVIVARLGETVDSLLERMTDRRIRHLPVMEGPKLTGIVSIGDLVKAKIAQAEHEAQTLKAYITAG, encoded by the coding sequence ATGCTGATCAATCAGCTTTTGAACGCCAAAGGCCATCAGGTCTTCACCGTATCCCCCGAAGATACAGTGGCCGCGGTATCCGCCCTTCTGCATACGCGCAAGGTCGGGGCGTTTGTGGTCGCCGACCGTCTGGGGCGTGTCGCCGGCATCGTCTCCGAACGCGACATCATAGGGGCGCTGGCGCAAAAGGGCGCTTTGGCGCTTGATATGCAGGTTCAGGACATCATGACGGCCGATGTGATCGTGGCGCGTCTGGGTGAAACCGTGGACTCCCTCCTTGAGCGCATGACCGACCGCCGTATCCGCCACCTGCCGGTGATGGAAGGCCCCAAACTGACAGGCATTGTCTCTATAGGGGATCTGGTCAAGGCGAAGATTGCACAGGCCGAACACGAGGCTCAGACGCTCAAGGCCTATATTACGGCTGGTTAA
- the hfaD gene encoding holdfast anchor protein HfaD: MRVRAKILAVGTILATATLATAATSQTTTPASGGLDITNDQVQTGDIFSGQTLNVVENYDLLKVETSGHGNAVTVGNEQVDAKLTSVQVLQGNVTATATVNGTAAPEDYRKSLGTPLYMTTQAVGNYGAGTTTDGKLVANTQQYVDAVNVHADTQVNSPNNSIYESGEINTVAVTNHQAYQVTNGRLESTAHQQSDAEARARTGVVLHYSPSPNLYTASAMNNYYASNSTDRGSQEHTVTQDSSGRTESYVSANAGNAWHMATQSDAAANTVTLYNTGGSLVTDTRQANGGQVQSMSVLSGYEYGEMHSTATGVGNSLTAGNGDKYVNINTEQFNDGPIDVQASFEGHTGYDAYVTAEATGNSAYAYACAECEADMTVRNSQVNNANVTASTTTNITGSGRAIVSTSRAIGNTATYYVSGNGKN, translated from the coding sequence ATGCGGGTACGCGCGAAGATCCTAGCCGTTGGCACAATACTCGCAACCGCAACTCTGGCGACGGCCGCTACTAGTCAGACGACGACCCCGGCTTCGGGCGGGCTCGACATCACCAATGATCAGGTTCAGACCGGCGACATCTTCTCCGGTCAGACCCTGAACGTGGTAGAAAACTACGACCTTCTGAAGGTCGAGACGTCGGGCCACGGCAATGCGGTGACGGTCGGCAATGAACAGGTTGATGCCAAGCTGACGTCGGTTCAGGTGCTTCAGGGCAATGTCACGGCCACGGCTACGGTCAATGGCACGGCGGCTCCGGAAGACTACCGCAAGTCGCTGGGTACGCCGCTCTATATGACGACGCAGGCCGTCGGCAATTACGGCGCGGGGACGACCACGGACGGCAAGCTGGTGGCCAATACCCAGCAGTATGTCGATGCGGTCAATGTCCACGCCGACACGCAGGTCAATTCACCCAACAACTCTATCTATGAGTCGGGTGAGATCAATACGGTCGCGGTTACCAACCATCAGGCCTATCAGGTGACCAACGGCCGTCTGGAATCGACCGCCCATCAGCAGTCTGATGCCGAAGCCCGCGCCCGCACCGGCGTGGTGCTGCACTATTCGCCGTCACCGAACCTGTACACCGCCTCGGCGATGAACAACTACTACGCTTCGAATTCAACGGATCGCGGCTCGCAGGAACATACGGTCACGCAGGATTCGAGCGGACGCACGGAATCCTACGTCTCGGCCAATGCGGGCAATGCCTGGCACATGGCCACGCAGTCGGACGCCGCCGCCAACACGGTGACGCTCTATAATACGGGCGGTTCGCTGGTCACCGACACGCGCCAGGCCAATGGCGGTCAGGTGCAGTCGATGAGCGTGCTGAGCGGGTATGAATATGGTGAGATGCACTCCACCGCGACCGGCGTGGGCAACAGCCTGACCGCGGGTAACGGCGACAAGTACGTCAACATCAATACCGAGCAGTTCAACGACGGCCCGATCGACGTGCAGGCCAGCTTTGAAGGCCATACGGGTTACGACGCCTATGTCACCGCCGAAGCGACGGGCAACTCGGCCTATGCCTATGCCTGCGCCGAATGCGAAGCGGACATGACGGTGCGCAACTCTCAGGTCAACAACGCCAATGTGACGGCTTCGACGACAACGAATATTACCGGTTCAGGCCGGGCCATCGTTTCGACCAGCCGCGCCATCGGCAATACGGCGACCTATTACGTGTCGGGGAATGGTAAGAACTAG
- a CDS encoding M16 family metallopeptidase: MSIRSQFLTAAAVAALSTGLLSATALTPAAYAQTAPKAPAVLPGGVEFAQTHSDITPDPQARFGRLPNGLTYIIYPNKTPPGVVALRMRFGTGSLMESEQQLGLAHFLEHMAFNGSKNVPEGDMVKILERHGLKFGPDTNAYTSFDETVYMLDLPKNDEEIIDTGLFLFRETAGNLTLDPKAIDRERGVVLGEERARNSPGYRAYVEWAKAAFPGQLYGHRLPIGSTKVIAEAPAQAFIDYYNDFYRPELTTVVVAGDVDADTIEAKIKAKFSDLTPRSKRPLDKLSFGTYTPQKASAYTYVEPGLSKSMQVTWFKPFDDSWETRAKDFDDTLDNLTLSILNQRLERQAKSPESAFAAAGAGDDTVAKTAETLSLSITPKPGKEKDAFEQAFTMVRQFETYGVTEDEVTRELADMAASLEAQAKGEKTRNTGAIVNALVGSVADKEVMTAPSQNLAFFNSIKGRLTAAAVSARAKTLFAGDGPLLTHMASDLGGFDKPAMLASYEAIKAKTVEKPAVAVKKAWPYETFGKAPASVVKEVLLTDIGVTELAYANGVKVNIKPTTFKDNEILVNVRFNGGLTTIGQDKALPLQAANWVGVFDGGLGKLDSEEIKETLAGRIYGANFGIGEEAAVLSGNTTPSDFALQMQVLTAFVTDTAYRPQALDRLKSFLPNYYQTLSSTPNSVFSTKAPRLLRNGDTRFGLPEKDAALAVKNDDAKALVTGILTTAPIEITIVGDITVEEAKKVLDTTFATLPKRAETIAPVKGADTLSFPTTNLHQVLTHTGRADQNLSYVAWPTTDFFADTKQARATEMLAEVMTLRLIDEIREKQGASYGSSAGSVMSNTFKGYGYLAAQATVKPEVDQTFYDSLLAIAEDLKAKPVEADELLRARKPVLDRYDVQVKTNGYWIGVLPGIQADPRDLTAIRTRKAEVEAVTPADIQAMAKKWLIKEKLLRIQVKPADKPAAAPAQ, translated from the coding sequence ATGTCGATACGTAGCCAGTTCCTGACCGCCGCAGCGGTTGCCGCCCTGTCCACCGGGCTTTTGTCGGCGACGGCGCTGACGCCCGCGGCCTATGCCCAGACGGCGCCTAAGGCTCCGGCGGTCCTGCCGGGCGGCGTCGAATTCGCACAGACCCATTCGGACATCACACCGGACCCTCAGGCGCGTTTCGGCCGCCTGCCCAACGGCCTGACCTACATCATCTATCCCAACAAGACGCCGCCGGGCGTGGTTGCCCTGCGCATGCGCTTCGGCACCGGCTCGCTGATGGAGTCTGAGCAGCAGCTTGGCCTCGCCCACTTTCTTGAGCACATGGCGTTTAACGGCTCGAAGAATGTGCCCGAAGGCGATATGGTCAAGATCCTTGAGCGTCACGGCCTGAAGTTCGGCCCCGACACCAATGCCTACACCTCGTTCGATGAGACGGTCTATATGCTGGACCTGCCCAAGAACGACGAAGAGATCATCGACACCGGCCTGTTCCTGTTCCGCGAGACAGCGGGCAATCTGACGCTGGACCCCAAGGCCATCGACCGTGAGCGCGGCGTGGTGCTGGGCGAAGAACGCGCGCGCAATTCGCCGGGTTATCGCGCCTATGTCGAATGGGCCAAGGCCGCCTTCCCCGGTCAGCTTTATGGCCACCGCCTGCCCATCGGTTCGACCAAGGTCATTGCCGAGGCCCCGGCTCAGGCCTTTATCGACTATTATAACGACTTCTACCGCCCGGAACTGACCACGGTAGTGGTGGCCGGTGATGTCGATGCCGACACAATTGAAGCCAAGATCAAGGCGAAATTCTCGGACCTGACACCGCGTTCCAAGCGCCCGCTGGATAAGCTGAGCTTCGGCACCTATACGCCGCAAAAGGCCTCGGCCTATACCTATGTCGAGCCGGGCCTCAGCAAATCCATGCAGGTGACGTGGTTCAAGCCGTTCGACGATTCGTGGGAAACGCGGGCCAAGGACTTCGACGACACGCTCGATAACCTGACCCTGTCCATCCTCAACCAGCGCCTTGAGCGTCAGGCCAAGTCCCCGGAAAGCGCCTTTGCCGCCGCCGGGGCCGGCGACGACACGGTCGCCAAGACCGCCGAAACCCTCAGCCTCAGCATCACGCCCAAGCCCGGCAAGGAAAAGGACGCCTTTGAGCAGGCCTTTACCATGGTGCGTCAGTTCGAAACCTATGGCGTGACCGAAGACGAGGTGACCCGCGAGCTGGCCGACATGGCCGCCAGTCTGGAGGCGCAGGCCAAGGGCGAAAAGACGCGCAATACCGGTGCCATCGTCAATGCGCTGGTCGGTTCGGTGGCGGACAAGGAGGTGATGACGGCTCCCAGCCAGAACCTCGCCTTCTTCAACAGCATTAAGGGCCGCCTCACCGCTGCGGCGGTCAGTGCCCGCGCCAAGACGCTGTTCGCCGGTGACGGCCCGCTTCTGACGCATATGGCGTCCGATCTGGGCGGCTTCGACAAGCCGGCCATGCTGGCGTCGTATGAGGCCATCAAGGCCAAAACCGTTGAAAAACCGGCGGTCGCGGTCAAGAAGGCGTGGCCTTACGAAACCTTTGGCAAGGCCCCGGCCTCTGTCGTCAAGGAAGTGCTGCTGACCGATATCGGTGTCACCGAACTGGCCTATGCTAACGGCGTAAAGGTCAATATCAAGCCGACGACCTTCAAGGACAACGAAATTCTGGTCAATGTCCGCTTCAACGGCGGCCTGACCACCATCGGTCAGGACAAGGCCCTGCCGCTTCAGGCGGCCAACTGGGTCGGCGTCTTCGATGGCGGTCTGGGCAAGCTCGATTCCGAAGAGATCAAGGAGACGCTGGCCGGACGCATCTATGGGGCCAATTTTGGCATCGGCGAAGAGGCGGCGGTCCTGTCCGGCAACACAACGCCGAGCGATTTCGCGCTTCAGATGCAGGTGCTGACGGCCTTCGTCACCGACACCGCCTATCGTCCGCAGGCGCTGGATCGTCTGAAATCCTTCCTGCCCAACTATTACCAGACCCTGTCTTCGACGCCCAACAGCGTCTTCTCGACCAAGGCCCCGCGCCTGCTGCGCAATGGCGACACCCGCTTCGGCCTGCCGGAAAAGGACGCCGCTCTGGCGGTGAAGAACGACGATGCCAAGGCGCTGGTCACCGGCATCCTGACCACCGCGCCCATCGAAATCACCATCGTCGGTGACATCACGGTCGAAGAGGCCAAAAAGGTTCTGGACACCACCTTCGCCACCCTGCCCAAGCGCGCGGAAACCATCGCCCCGGTCAAGGGCGCGGATACGCTCAGCTTCCCCACGACCAACCTGCATCAGGTCCTGACCCACACCGGCCGCGCCGATCAGAACCTCAGCTACGTCGCCTGGCCGACCACGGACTTCTTCGCCGATACGAAGCAGGCCCGCGCCACCGAAATGCTGGCCGAAGTCATGACGCTGCGCCTGATCGACGAAATCCGCGAAAAGCAGGGGGCGTCCTACGGCTCATCGGCGGGCAGCGTAATGTCCAATACCTTCAAGGGTTATGGCTATCTGGCGGCGCAGGCCACCGTGAAGCCCGAAGTCGATCAGACCTTCTACGACTCGCTGCTGGCCATTGCCGAAGACCTGAAGGCCAAGCCGGTGGAAGCCGACGAACTGCTGCGCGCCCGCAAGCCGGTGCTGGATCGTTACGACGTTCAGGTCAAGACGAACGGCTACTGGATCGGCGTCCTGCCCGGCATTCAGGCTGATCCGCGTGATCTGACGGCCATTCGCACGCGCAAGGCTGAGGTCGAGGCGGTGACGCCGGCCGACATTCAGGCCATGGCGAAGAAGTGGCTGATCAAGGAGAAGCTGCTGCGCATTCAGGTCAAGCCGGCGGACAAACCCGCCGCCGCCCCGGCGCAGTAA
- the argF gene encoding ornithine carbamoyltransferase, giving the protein MVKHFLDISDLSAADLRAILDDAHARKKARLGWPKGRVDADAPAQDRVLAMIFEKNSTRTRFSFDAAIRQLGGDAIISTATDMQLGRGETIEDTAKVLSRMVDAIMIRANRHEDVERLARAASVPVINGLTNKSHPCQILADLQTIEEHRGDIKGKTLAWVGDGNNVCASFIHAAARFDFTLNIACPAKYKPSNADMVFAAESRARVTVTQDPEAAVRGADVVMADTWVSMGDLDHEERLEAFEPYQVNEALMTLAKPDALFLHCLPAHRGEEVTDGVIDGPQSQVWDEAENRIHAQKAVLAWCLSA; this is encoded by the coding sequence ATGGTGAAGCATTTTCTGGACATTTCCGACCTGAGTGCCGCTGACCTGCGCGCCATCCTCGATGACGCCCATGCGCGTAAAAAGGCGCGTCTGGGTTGGCCCAAGGGGCGCGTCGATGCCGATGCCCCGGCGCAGGACCGCGTGCTGGCCATGATCTTTGAAAAGAACTCGACGCGTACTCGCTTCTCGTTTGATGCGGCCATCCGCCAACTGGGCGGCGATGCCATCATCTCGACGGCGACCGACATGCAGCTCGGTCGCGGCGAGACCATCGAAGACACGGCCAAGGTCCTGTCGCGCATGGTCGATGCCATCATGATCCGCGCCAACCGCCATGAGGATGTCGAACGTCTGGCGCGCGCCGCCAGCGTGCCGGTGATCAACGGTCTGACCAACAAGAGCCACCCCTGTCAGATCCTCGCCGATCTTCAGACGATCGAGGAACATCGCGGTGACATCAAGGGCAAGACTCTGGCCTGGGTCGGTGACGGCAACAATGTCTGCGCCTCCTTCATCCATGCGGCGGCGCGTTTTGACTTCACGCTGAATATCGCCTGCCCGGCCAAGTACAAGCCGTCTAACGCCGACATGGTGTTTGCGGCGGAATCGCGCGCCCGCGTGACGGTGACGCAGGACCCCGAGGCCGCCGTGCGTGGCGCCGATGTGGTGATGGCCGATACCTGGGTGTCGATGGGCGACCTCGATCACGAGGAACGCCTTGAAGCCTTTGAGCCCTATCAGGTCAATGAGGCGCTGATGACGCTGGCCAAGCCGGACGCCCTGTTCCTGCACTGCCTGCCCGCGCATCGCGGCGAAGAGGTGACGGACGGCGTTATCGACGGTCCGCAATCGCAGGTCTGGGACGAGGCGGAAAACCGCATCCACGCCCAGAAGGCCGTGCTTGCGTGGTGCCTGAGCGCATAA
- a CDS encoding LacI family DNA-binding transcriptional regulator, with protein MTTIYDVSRLAGVSAKTVSRVLNEPDRVRPETRAQVQAAMKALDYTPNPSARQLRLGGASSLGLLLEDPVSGYLSRFHHALLTACMEAGKHISVELFDMQPGWAERLDRFLDEGRVRDLILLPPLCDFAPLKAHLRQREARAVLIAPSVFDPHFPSVVMDDRAAAREVIEHLFALGHRRIGHISGHPDHSAAILRRQGLFEAYDAAGLPRPEPDLLVAGDFQFRKGIEAAEALLSLPQPPTAIFAANDETAAAVSVAAHKRGLSIPGELSVIGFDDAPIAAAVWPALTTIAQPYLDMSRRVVQALDNWEANFSSGTAATYMTAHSLIVRDSAGKAPK; from the coding sequence ATGACGACGATTTACGATGTGTCCCGCCTGGCCGGGGTTTCGGCCAAGACCGTGTCGCGGGTGCTCAATGAGCCCGACCGGGTCAGGCCGGAGACGCGCGCTCAGGTGCAGGCGGCCATGAAGGCGCTGGACTACACCCCCAACCCTTCCGCGCGGCAGTTGCGGCTGGGTGGGGCCAGTTCGCTGGGCCTGCTGCTCGAAGACCCGGTGTCGGGCTATCTCAGCCGTTTTCATCACGCATTACTGACCGCCTGTATGGAGGCGGGCAAGCACATCAGCGTCGAGCTGTTCGACATGCAGCCCGGCTGGGCCGAGCGGTTGGATCGCTTTCTCGACGAAGGTCGGGTGCGCGACCTGATCCTCTTGCCGCCCCTGTGCGATTTTGCGCCGTTAAAGGCGCATCTGCGCCAACGCGAAGCGCGCGCCGTGCTGATCGCGCCTTCGGTCTTCGATCCGCACTTTCCGTCGGTCGTCATGGACGACCGCGCCGCCGCGCGTGAGGTGATCGAGCACCTGTTTGCCCTGGGGCACCGCCGCATCGGCCACATCAGCGGCCACCCGGACCATTCGGCCGCCATCCTGCGCCGTCAGGGCCTGTTTGAAGCCTATGATGCCGCAGGTCTGCCGCGCCCGGAGCCCGACCTGCTGGTCGCCGGTGATTTTCAGTTCCGCAAGGGGATCGAGGCCGCCGAAGCCCTGTTGTCCTTGCCACAGCCGCCCACGGCCATCTTTGCCGCCAATGACGAAACCGCAGCCGCGGTCAGCGTCGCGGCCCACAAACGCGGTTTGAGCATCCCCGGCGAACTGTCGGTCATCGGCTTTGACGACGCGCCCATCGCCGCCGCCGTGTGGCCGGCCCTGACCACCATCGCCCAGCCCTATCTCGACATGTCGCGCCGCGTCGTGCAGGCGCTCGACAACTGGGAGGCCAATTTCAGCAGCGGCACAGCGGCCACCTATATGACGGCCCACAGCCTGATCGTACGCGACTCCGCCGGTAAAGCCCCGAAATAA
- the hppD gene encoding 4-hydroxyphenylpyruvate dioxygenase, with translation MAFSCENPLGLEGIAFVEFATHDADAQADAFERLGFVETARHGWQNVGLHLQGAIRFVLNAEPSGYAAAFAAQHGPGVCGMGLRVRDAQRARRLALQNGAEAVEGQLTPFAEDVPALRGVGGTLIYLIDDTHLSGHLFDGWRALHRPPIQQVQGAGLIAVDHLNYALRKGQMQTWADFYVRVLGFESQRYFDLDAHATGMETQALICPQGPIRIPLNESRSAYSATEAFLEANGGEGVQHIALETFDIHATVEALRARGVRFQAVPEPYYDLIAARVPHHEEDVARLRHNGVLIDGNARREGILLQAFCERGVGQLFFEIIQRKGHTGFGGGNVQALMEAAGLDQMRKGLLRV, from the coding sequence ATGGCTTTCAGTTGCGAAAACCCTCTGGGACTGGAAGGGATCGCCTTCGTGGAGTTCGCCACGCATGACGCGGACGCGCAGGCCGATGCCTTTGAGCGGCTGGGCTTTGTCGAAACCGCGCGGCACGGCTGGCAAAATGTCGGCCTCCATCTTCAAGGGGCCATCCGCTTTGTGCTCAATGCCGAACCGTCCGGTTACGCCGCCGCCTTTGCGGCGCAGCACGGGCCGGGCGTGTGCGGTATGGGCTTACGTGTACGTGACGCTCAGCGCGCCCGACGACTGGCCCTGCAAAACGGCGCCGAAGCGGTCGAAGGCCAGCTCACCCCGTTTGCCGAAGACGTCCCGGCGCTGAGAGGCGTTGGCGGCACCCTGATCTACCTGATCGACGACACGCACCTGAGCGGGCACCTGTTCGACGGCTGGCGCGCCCTGCACAGGCCGCCCATCCAACAGGTGCAGGGCGCGGGTCTCATAGCGGTCGATCACCTCAATTACGCCCTGCGCAAGGGACAGATGCAGACCTGGGCCGATTTTTACGTGCGGGTGCTGGGCTTTGAATCGCAACGCTATTTCGACCTCGACGCCCACGCCACAGGCATGGAGACGCAGGCCCTGATCTGCCCGCAGGGCCCCATCCGCATCCCGCTGAACGAGAGCCGCTCGGCCTACAGCGCCACCGAGGCCTTTCTGGAGGCCAATGGCGGCGAAGGCGTGCAGCATATCGCGCTGGAAACCTTCGATATTCACGCCACGGTCGAAGCCCTGCGCGCCCGCGGCGTGCGGTTTCAGGCCGTGCCTGAGCCCTATTATGACCTGATCGCGGCGCGCGTCCCGCACCACGAAGAAGACGTCGCGCGGCTGCGCCACAACGGCGTGCTGATCGACGGCAATGCGCGCCGCGAAGGTATTTTGCTACAGGCCTTCTGCGAAAGGGGCGTCGGTCAGCTCTTTTTCGAGATCATCCAGCGCAAAGGCCACACGGGCTTTGGCGGCGGCAATGTGCAGGCCCTGATGGAGGCCGCCGGACTGGACCAGATGCGCAAGGGGTTACTGAGGGTTTAG
- the hfaB gene encoding holdfast anchoring protein HfaB: MASDTKKSSRRVRRGLSLIALAAGAMTLSACVSPVAGPSGVYAKPIGNAPVTANPTAYSDALVCLGSYARKHSLASPRMAVGRISDYTGKVEYEGGRKITQGASLMAMTALAKSGARQVERFDTSVSELELKYTNNKLITDNEVANPTEAGEYRRIMAGQIAGSDFHIVGGITELNYNIRSSGIDAYVGDADARDTKGIVNGRLYVMNVALDLRLVDTRTLEVVDVISYQKQIIGREIKAGVFDFFNGNIFDVSAGEGGLEPMQLAVRALIERATLEFMANLYGVQGPEICLNPKDDFLNDATLGKTGGYTPAYNNLETNNAGTREDPSRWHNTRNRNSGDGRY; this comes from the coding sequence ATGGCTTCTGATACGAAGAAATCGTCGCGCCGCGTGCGTCGTGGCCTCAGCCTGATCGCTCTGGCGGCGGGCGCCATGACCTTATCGGCCTGTGTGTCGCCGGTCGCCGGTCCGTCGGGCGTCTATGCCAAGCCGATCGGCAATGCCCCGGTGACGGCCAACCCGACCGCCTATTCGGACGCTCTGGTCTGCCTCGGCTCCTATGCCCGCAAGCATAGCCTCGCTTCGCCGCGCATGGCGGTGGGCCGCATCTCGGACTACACCGGCAAGGTGGAATACGAAGGGGGCCGCAAGATTACGCAGGGCGCTTCGCTGATGGCGATGACCGCTCTGGCCAAGTCCGGCGCGCGTCAGGTCGAGCGTTTCGACACGTCGGTGTCGGAACTGGAGCTGAAGTACACCAACAACAAGCTGATCACCGATAATGAGGTCGCCAACCCGACCGAAGCCGGCGAATACCGCCGTATCATGGCGGGTCAGATCGCCGGTTCCGACTTCCACATCGTCGGCGGCATCACCGAGTTGAACTACAATATCCGCTCGTCTGGTATCGACGCCTATGTCGGCGACGCTGACGCCCGCGACACCAAGGGCATCGTCAATGGCCGCCTCTATGTGATGAATGTCGCCCTGGACCTGCGTCTGGTCGATACCCGCACGCTGGAAGTGGTGGATGTCATTTCTTACCAGAAGCAGATCATCGGCCGCGAAATCAAGGCCGGCGTGTTCGACTTCTTCAACGGCAACATCTTCGACGTTTCGGCGGGCGAAGGCGGGCTTGAGCCCATGCAACTGGCGGTGCGTGCCCTGATTGAACGCGCCACGCTGGAATTCATGGCCAATCTCTACGGGGTGCAAGGCCCCGAAATCTGCCTGAACCCCAAGGACGACTTCCTCAACGACGCCACGCTGGGCAAGACCGGCGGCTACACCCCGGCCTATAACAATCTGGAGACCAACAATGCGGGTACGCGCGAAGATCCTAGCCGTTGGCACAATACTCGCAACCGCAACTCTGGCGACGGCCGCTACTAG
- the hfaA gene encoding holdfast anchoring protein HfaA, whose amino-acid sequence MAFYKIAAATAGLVVLTGAPALAQTMSTTSTGFETGYGRTRGQEERAIDPSTRDANGNRVLLDGVIVTGSDQSIYSKSMTYGAGDSYSGAGAVGGATAIGNNLSVVVNGNYNTVIVNSTQTNNGNVTATNGNQTATGATGTDITGNLNGF is encoded by the coding sequence ATGGCGTTTTACAAGATAGCCGCAGCCACCGCAGGCCTCGTCGTCCTCACCGGGGCCCCGGCCCTGGCGCAGACCATGAGCACGACCTCGACCGGTTTTGAGACCGGCTATGGCCGTACCCGCGGTCAGGAAGAGCGTGCCATCGACCCTTCGACGCGCGATGCCAATGGCAACCGTGTGCTGCTGGATGGCGTTATCGTCACCGGCAGCGACCAGAGTATCTATTCCAAGTCGATGACCTATGGCGCGGGCGACAGCTACTCCGGCGCCGGTGCCGTGGGTGGGGCCACCGCCATCGGTAACAATCTCTCGGTTGTCGTCAACGGCAACTACAACACCGTCATCGTCAATTCGACCCAGACCAACAACGGCAACGTCACGGCCACCAATGGCAATCAAACCGCCACCGGTGCCACTGGCACGGACATTACAGGAAATCTCAATGGCTTCTGA